Proteins from a single region of Haloplanus sp. GDY1:
- a CDS encoding non-histone chromosomal MC1 family protein, giving the protein MVREDGKRNFVMREDGEEDSVFSGNMPRQAALKAARRLPPASSESDAEANPTEIRLREKGTDKVHIFDAWAWEQDAPDDKPDWMGDRITKGNVSKKGIEHLDE; this is encoded by the coding sequence ATGGTACGAGAGGACGGTAAGCGGAACTTCGTGATGCGCGAGGACGGCGAGGAGGACAGCGTGTTCTCGGGGAACATGCCCCGGCAGGCCGCCCTGAAGGCGGCGCGGCGACTCCCTCCGGCGAGTTCGGAGTCGGACGCCGAGGCCAACCCAACCGAAATCCGGCTCCGGGAGAAGGGGACGGACAAGGTACACATCTTCGACGCGTGGGCGTGGGAACAGGACGCGCCGGACGACAAACCCGACTGGATGGGTGACCGGATCACGAAAGGCAACGTCTCGAAGAAAGGCATCGAACACCTCGACGAGTGA
- a CDS encoding quinone-dependent dihydroorotate dehydrogenase — MRGYDLCKPLLFALPAETAHRATHRLLRAAQGTSVEDWLRDRYVVDDDRLATEAFGCRFDTPVGVAAGFDKNAELPSVLTALGFGHVEVGGVTAERQPGNPRPRLFRLPEDGALINRMGFNNEGADRIGARLDGTDLPDAPVGINIGKSKSTPLDEAPADYRYTYDRVADAGDYFVVNVSSPNTPGLRDLQNRESLEAILGGLVDAGADPLLVKLSPDLAAPAIEEALAVVDDLDLDGVVATNTTVDRPPGLRSPNRAERGGLSGKPIEERATGTIRFIAERTDVPVVGVGGITDAAGAYRKIRAGASVVQLYTGLVYEGPSLARDINRGLLDLLERDGFDSVEAAVGADL; from the coding sequence ATGAGGGGGTACGACCTGTGCAAACCGCTCCTGTTCGCGCTCCCCGCCGAGACGGCCCATCGGGCCACCCACCGACTGCTTCGCGCCGCACAGGGGACGTCCGTCGAGGACTGGCTCCGTGACCGCTACGTCGTCGACGACGACCGCCTGGCGACCGAGGCGTTCGGCTGCCGCTTCGACACCCCCGTCGGCGTCGCCGCCGGCTTCGACAAGAACGCCGAGTTGCCGTCGGTCCTGACGGCGCTCGGCTTCGGCCACGTCGAAGTGGGCGGCGTCACCGCCGAGCGCCAGCCGGGCAACCCGCGGCCGCGGCTGTTTCGCCTCCCGGAGGACGGCGCCCTGATCAACCGCATGGGGTTCAACAACGAGGGCGCCGACCGGATCGGTGCCCGACTCGACGGGACCGACCTGCCCGACGCGCCCGTCGGGATCAACATCGGCAAGTCGAAGTCGACGCCGCTGGACGAGGCGCCGGCCGACTACCGCTACACCTACGACCGCGTCGCCGACGCCGGCGACTACTTCGTCGTGAACGTCTCCAGCCCGAACACGCCGGGGCTGCGCGACCTCCAGAACCGCGAGTCGCTCGAAGCGATCCTGGGCGGCCTCGTCGACGCCGGCGCCGACCCGCTGCTGGTGAAACTCTCCCCGGACCTCGCGGCCCCGGCCATCGAGGAGGCCCTGGCCGTCGTCGACGACCTGGACCTCGACGGCGTCGTCGCGACCAACACCACCGTCGACCGGCCGCCGGGGCTCCGAAGCCCGAACCGGGCCGAGCGTGGCGGCCTCTCGGGTAAACCCATCGAGGAGCGCGCCACCGGAACGATCAGGTTCATCGCGGAGCGCACCGACGTGCCCGTCGTCGGGGTCGGCGGGATCACCGACGCCGCGGGCGCCTACCGCAAGATCCGGGCGGGCGCGAGCGTCGTCCAGTTGTACACCGGACTGGTGTACGAGGGGCCGAGCCTCGCGCGCGACATCAACCGCGGTCTGCTCGACCTGCTGGAGCGGGACGGCTTCGACTCCGTCGAGGCGGCCGTCGGCGCGGACCTGTGA
- a CDS encoding valine--tRNA ligase, with translation MPSGEYDPETVERQWQERWVEEDLYAYGDGAVDPDTVFSIDSPPPTVSGSLHWGHVYGFTLQDFVARYNRMQGEDVFFPFGYDDNGIASERLTEDELDVQHQEYDRDVFQEMCRGVCAKYEADFTEKMQALGISIDWTETYQTIEPRVQRISQLSFIDLYEKGREYRQRAPAIWCPDCETAISQVEMEDSEQDSHFHDIEFPVAGADDSFTISTTRPELLPACVAVFVHPDDEENAYLVGEEAEIPLFGQTVPIIEDDRVDMETGSGIVMCCTFGDQTDIEWYQAHDLPLRIAIDESGTMTDVAGEYEGLSAEEAREAIVEDLDAAGALLDRRPITHVVNVHERCDTEIEFLVTEQWYVKLLDKTEEYLEAGRSMEWFPEKMFTRYKNWIEGLQWDWAISRQRSSGIPFPVWYCGDCDAEIIADREQLPVDPLSDDPPVDRCPECGHGELVPEDDVFDTWATSSLTPLINAGWEWDGSEMAIQRPELYPMNMRPQGHDIISFWLFHTVVKCYEHTGEVPFESVMINGMVLDENRVKMSKSLGNIVSPDEVLEEYPVDAARYWAAGSAVGDDLPYKEKGLRAGERLMRKLWNASKLVDDLTPEKRLSRPDLREIDRWLLAELDEQIETVTGHFERREFSKARDSLRSFFWHTFCDDYLEIAKQRLRDGEDRSAAYTLQTAHRRFCKLFAPILAHVTEELWRDMYDGGSVHTTDWPAPLGVEADLDAGERAMAVVAALRKYKTDHQLSMNADVDAVRVYGDVADFADDIRRVMHVAELESVDEEPPVESVVTGIDLDYSLVGPEFGERVSDIEAAIAEGDYEIEDGRLYVADAELDPEMFEIEEERQYAGDGEMVEAGETVVIVRN, from the coding sequence ATGCCGAGCGGAGAATACGACCCGGAGACGGTCGAACGACAGTGGCAGGAGCGGTGGGTCGAGGAGGATCTGTACGCCTACGGCGACGGGGCGGTAGATCCGGACACCGTCTTCTCCATCGACTCGCCGCCGCCGACGGTGTCGGGCAGCCTCCACTGGGGGCACGTCTACGGGTTCACGCTGCAGGACTTCGTCGCCCGGTACAACCGGATGCAGGGCGAGGACGTGTTCTTCCCGTTCGGCTACGACGACAACGGCATCGCCTCCGAGCGCCTCACGGAGGACGAACTCGACGTCCAACACCAGGAGTACGACCGCGACGTGTTCCAGGAGATGTGCCGCGGCGTCTGTGCGAAGTACGAGGCGGACTTCACGGAGAAGATGCAGGCGCTCGGCATCTCCATCGACTGGACCGAGACGTACCAGACCATCGAGCCGCGGGTCCAACGCATCTCGCAGCTCTCCTTCATCGACCTCTACGAGAAGGGACGGGAGTACCGCCAGCGCGCGCCCGCCATCTGGTGTCCGGACTGCGAGACCGCCATCTCGCAGGTCGAGATGGAGGACTCCGAACAGGACTCGCACTTCCACGACATCGAGTTCCCGGTCGCCGGGGCCGACGACTCCTTCACCATCTCGACGACCCGGCCCGAACTTCTCCCGGCCTGCGTGGCGGTGTTCGTCCACCCCGACGACGAGGAGAACGCGTATCTCGTCGGCGAGGAGGCCGAGATTCCGCTCTTCGGCCAGACGGTCCCCATCATCGAGGACGACCGCGTCGACATGGAGACCGGGTCGGGCATCGTGATGTGCTGTACGTTCGGCGACCAGACCGACATCGAGTGGTACCAGGCACACGACCTGCCGCTTCGCATCGCCATCGACGAGTCGGGAACGATGACCGACGTCGCCGGCGAGTACGAGGGGCTGTCCGCGGAGGAGGCCCGCGAGGCGATCGTCGAGGACCTGGACGCGGCGGGCGCCCTGCTCGATCGGCGGCCGATCACCCACGTCGTCAACGTCCACGAACGGTGTGACACGGAGATCGAGTTCCTGGTCACCGAGCAGTGGTACGTCAAACTGCTGGACAAGACCGAGGAGTATCTGGAGGCCGGGCGCTCGATGGAGTGGTTCCCGGAGAAGATGTTCACGCGGTACAAAAACTGGATCGAGGGGCTCCAGTGGGACTGGGCCATCTCCCGCCAGCGGTCGTCGGGCATCCCGTTCCCGGTCTGGTACTGTGGCGACTGCGACGCCGAGATAATCGCGGACCGCGAGCAGTTGCCGGTCGACCCGCTCTCGGACGACCCGCCGGTGGACCGCTGCCCGGAGTGTGGCCACGGCGAACTCGTCCCCGAGGACGACGTGTTCGACACGTGGGCCACCTCCTCGCTGACGCCGCTGATCAACGCGGGGTGGGAGTGGGACGGCTCGGAGATGGCGATCCAGCGACCGGAGCTCTACCCGATGAACATGCGGCCGCAGGGCCACGACATCATCTCCTTCTGGCTGTTCCACACCGTCGTCAAGTGTTACGAGCACACCGGCGAGGTGCCATTTGAGAGCGTGATGATCAACGGGATGGTGCTCGACGAGAACCGGGTGAAGATGTCGAAGTCGCTCGGCAACATCGTCTCCCCGGACGAGGTGCTGGAGGAGTACCCCGTCGACGCCGCGCGCTACTGGGCCGCCGGGAGCGCCGTCGGCGACGACCTGCCCTACAAGGAGAAGGGGCTCCGGGCGGGCGAGCGCCTGATGCGCAAGCTCTGGAACGCGTCGAAACTCGTCGACGACCTGACGCCGGAGAAGCGGCTCTCGCGTCCCGACCTCCGCGAAATCGATCGGTGGCTGCTGGCGGAACTCGACGAGCAGATCGAGACCGTCACCGGCCACTTCGAGCGCCGGGAGTTCTCGAAGGCCCGCGACAGCCTCCGCTCCTTTTTCTGGCACACGTTCTGTGACGACTACCTCGAAATCGCGAAACAGCGGCTCCGCGACGGCGAGGACCGGTCGGCCGCCTACACGCTCCAGACCGCCCACCGGCGGTTCTGCAAGCTGTTCGCGCCCATCCTCGCCCACGTCACCGAGGAACTGTGGCGGGACATGTACGACGGCGGGAGCGTCCACACGACCGACTGGCCGGCCCCGCTGGGAGTCGAGGCCGACCTCGACGCCGGCGAGCGGGCGATGGCCGTCGTGGCGGCGCTCCGGAAGTACAAGACCGACCACCAGCTGTCGATGAACGCCGACGTCGACGCCGTTCGGGTGTACGGCGACGTGGCCGACTTCGCCGACGACATCCGGCGCGTGATGCACGTCGCCGAACTGGAGTCGGTCGACGAGGAGCCGCCGGTCGAGTCCGTCGTGACCGGGATCGACCTCGACTACTCGCTCGTCGGTCCCGAGTTCGGCGAACGCGTCTCCGACATCGAGGCCGCGATCGCCGAGGGCGACTACGAAATCGAGGACGGCCGCCTGTACGTCGCGGACGCCGAACTCGACCCCGAGATGTTCGAGATCGAGGAGGAACGGCAGTACGCGGGCGACGGCGAGATGGTCGAGGCGGGCGAGACGGTCGTCATCGTCCGGAACTGA
- the pheT gene encoding phenylalanine--tRNA ligase subunit beta yields the protein MPVVDVDPDELRDLTGHEEKSDEEFKQDLFALGLEFEGETEDGDLQLEFGPDRLDRLSVEGIARSLRYQYGDDRGVYVPNTNDPDWTIEVDESVPEERPYVTGAVIRGVDLDDDALDSLIQLQEKLHATMGRKRAKGAIGIHDLTMLKGAVHGDEGGNAIAYRGVDPEGDRFVPLDSDREMTPADVLTDHPTGETYADIVEGYERYPAIYDEIGLFSFPPVINGRRTEVSTDSRELFVELTGTDQWTIDRMCNVICYALDARGATIEEVEVAYEDGTLVRPDFEIETKTVAHERIEGLLGVDLGVEETVDLFERSGLDAAVDEEEGTTYEVSIPPYRTDVLHPLDLIDDVGRAYGFNDLDPRYPDVATVGGRHERSTLEAAARTTLVGLGFEDLLDFHMISETENYERMGVAPGSDVVGGGEPVTITEPYSEDYTMLRTWALPSLLMVLENNTHRAYPQDLADIGLAARADDDENTGVAEHRTVAAVLARHDATYEDAKARLAALCRDFGVDLSTPATDHPTFIDGRAAEVVIDGESVGVIGEVHPRVLVEHDLELPVAAFEFRLDALA from the coding sequence ATGCCCGTCGTCGACGTCGATCCCGACGAACTCCGGGACCTGACGGGTCACGAGGAGAAGAGCGACGAGGAGTTCAAGCAGGACCTGTTCGCCCTCGGCCTGGAGTTCGAGGGGGAGACCGAGGACGGCGACCTGCAACTGGAGTTCGGCCCCGACAGGCTGGATCGCCTCTCGGTCGAGGGGATCGCCCGGTCGCTCCGCTACCAGTACGGCGACGACCGCGGCGTCTACGTGCCGAACACGAACGACCCCGACTGGACGATCGAGGTGGACGAGTCGGTGCCCGAGGAGCGGCCGTACGTCACCGGCGCGGTGATCCGCGGGGTGGACCTCGACGACGACGCGCTGGACTCCCTGATCCAGTTGCAGGAGAAACTCCACGCGACGATGGGGCGCAAGCGCGCCAAGGGCGCCATCGGCATCCACGACCTGACGATGCTGAAGGGCGCGGTCCACGGCGACGAGGGCGGCAACGCCATCGCCTACCGCGGGGTCGACCCCGAGGGCGACCGGTTCGTCCCGCTGGACTCCGACCGGGAGATGACCCCCGCCGACGTGCTGACCGATCACCCGACCGGCGAGACGTACGCCGACATCGTCGAGGGGTACGAGCGCTACCCCGCCATCTACGACGAGATCGGGCTGTTCTCGTTCCCGCCGGTCATCAACGGCCGGCGGACCGAGGTGTCGACCGACTCGCGGGAACTGTTCGTCGAACTCACCGGCACGGATCAGTGGACGATCGACCGGATGTGCAACGTCATCTGTTACGCCCTCGACGCCCGCGGCGCGACGATAGAGGAGGTCGAGGTGGCGTACGAGGACGGCACGCTCGTCCGCCCGGACTTCGAGATCGAGACCAAGACCGTCGCCCACGAACGCATCGAGGGACTGCTCGGCGTCGACCTCGGCGTCGAGGAGACGGTCGACCTGTTCGAGCGGTCGGGGCTGGACGCCGCCGTCGACGAGGAGGAGGGGACGACCTACGAGGTGTCGATTCCCCCCTATCGCACCGACGTGCTTCACCCGCTGGACCTGATCGACGACGTGGGGCGGGCCTACGGGTTCAACGACCTCGATCCCCGATATCCGGACGTGGCGACCGTGGGCGGCCGACACGAGCGCTCGACGCTCGAAGCCGCCGCGCGGACGACCCTCGTCGGCCTCGGCTTCGAGGACCTGCTCGACTTCCACATGATCTCCGAGACGGAGAACTACGAGCGGATGGGCGTCGCCCCGGGATCGGACGTCGTCGGCGGCGGGGAGCCGGTGACCATCACCGAGCCCTACAGCGAGGACTACACCATGCTCCGAACGTGGGCGCTCCCCTCCCTGCTGATGGTGCTGGAGAACAACACCCACCGGGCCTACCCGCAGGACCTCGCCGACATCGGGCTCGCGGCCCGCGCGGACGACGACGAGAACACGGGCGTCGCGGAGCATCGGACGGTCGCCGCGGTCCTCGCGCGCCACGACGCGACCTACGAGGACGCGAAGGCGCGACTCGCCGCGCTGTGTCGTGACTTCGGCGTCGACCTGTCGACCCCCGCGACGGACCACCCGACGTTCATCGACGGCCGGGCTGCCGAGGTGGTGATCGACGGCGAGTCCGTCGGCGTGATCGGCGAGGTGCATCCCCGAGTGCTGGTCGAACACGACCTGGAACTCCCCGTCGCGGCGTTCGAGTTCCGGCTGGACGCGCTGGCGTAG
- a CDS encoding phenylalanine--tRNA ligase subunit alpha, giving the protein MQLPESQAAVLEAASATEERTIEQLSDETGLKPETVTGAAFDLEDAGLVAVSTAEAVSHAVTAEGERYAEAGLPELRLYRAALSAGADEGPVSMGAVIGAADLEGDAVDIALANYTRKGYGDLDSGRIAADPDADPDADAEAAALASLVAGEAVDDEDALDGLVRRGLVERRERAIRSVTLTDAGVTALMEGVEAAETVDRLTPEMLASGEWRDVEFSAYNVEADAPEERGGKVHILRQTAERVKDTLVGMGFREMDGPHADAEFWINDCLFMPQDHPARTHWDQFALDVPPMRDIPEDLLDRVRSAHLEGVGDDGDGYHSPWTEEVAREVDLRGHTTSLSMRYLSGHEIGDLEPPERFFSVEKVYRNDTLDPTHLLEFFQIEGWVMAEDLSVRDLMGTFEEFYQQFGITDLQFKPHYNPYTEPSFELFGEHPETGELIEIGNSGMFREEVLRPLGVDCDVMAWGLALERLLMLMYGFDDIRDVHGTLCDLDLLRTTEVLH; this is encoded by the coding sequence ATGCAACTCCCGGAATCACAGGCCGCGGTGTTGGAAGCCGCGAGCGCGACGGAGGAACGGACCATCGAACAGTTGAGCGACGAGACGGGGCTGAAACCCGAGACGGTGACGGGCGCCGCCTTCGACCTCGAAGACGCGGGGCTCGTCGCCGTCTCCACCGCCGAGGCGGTGTCCCACGCCGTCACCGCGGAGGGCGAGCGGTACGCCGAGGCGGGGCTACCAGAGCTCCGGCTCTACCGCGCCGCGCTCTCGGCCGGCGCGGACGAGGGCCCCGTCTCGATGGGGGCCGTCATCGGCGCCGCCGACCTGGAGGGCGACGCCGTCGACATCGCCCTCGCGAACTACACCCGGAAGGGGTACGGCGACCTCGATTCGGGGCGGATCGCCGCCGACCCGGACGCGGACCCGGACGCCGACGCCGAGGCCGCCGCCCTGGCGTCGCTCGTCGCCGGCGAGGCCGTCGACGACGAGGACGCCCTCGACGGGCTCGTCCGACGCGGCCTCGTCGAGCGACGGGAGCGGGCGATCCGATCGGTCACCCTCACCGACGCGGGCGTGACCGCGCTGATGGAGGGCGTCGAGGCCGCGGAGACGGTCGACCGCCTCACGCCCGAGATGCTCGCCTCCGGCGAGTGGCGGGACGTGGAGTTCAGCGCCTACAACGTCGAGGCCGACGCGCCGGAAGAGCGGGGCGGGAAGGTCCACATCCTCCGCCAGACCGCCGAGCGCGTGAAGGACACGCTCGTCGGGATGGGCTTCCGGGAGATGGACGGCCCACACGCCGACGCGGAGTTCTGGATCAACGACTGCCTGTTCATGCCACAGGACCACCCGGCGCGCACCCACTGGGACCAGTTCGCCCTCGACGTGCCGCCCATGCGGGACATTCCGGAGGATCTGCTGGATCGGGTCCGCTCGGCCCACCTGGAGGGCGTCGGCGACGACGGCGACGGGTATCACTCGCCGTGGACCGAGGAGGTCGCCCGCGAGGTCGACCTCCGGGGCCACACCACCTCGCTGTCGATGCGCTACCTCTCCGGCCACGAGATCGGCGACCTCGAACCCCCGGAGCGCTTCTTCAGCGTCGAGAAGGTGTACCGCAACGACACGCTCGACCCGACGCACCTGCTCGAGTTCTTCCAGATCGAGGGGTGGGTGATGGCCGAGGATCTCTCGGTGCGGGACCTGATGGGCACCTTCGAGGAGTTCTACCAGCAGTTCGGCATCACCGACCTGCAGTTCAAACCCCACTACAACCCGTACACCGAGCCGAGTTTCGAACTGTTCGGCGAACACCCCGAGACGGGCGAGTTGATCGAGATCGGCAACAGCGGGATGTTCCGCGAGGAGGTCCTCCGCCCGCTGGGCGTGGACTGTGACGTGATGGCGTGGGGACTGGCGCTCGAACGACTCCTGATGCTCATGTACGGCTTCGACGACATCCGCGACGTACACGGGACGCTCTGTGATCTCGACCTCCTGCGGACCACGGAGGTGCTGCACTGA